From Ischnura elegans chromosome 13 unlocalized genomic scaffold, ioIscEleg1.1 SUPER_13_unloc_1, whole genome shotgun sequence, a single genomic window includes:
- the LOC124172467 gene encoding uncharacterized protein LOC124172467 yields the protein MLFIDSSLWHANHRKVQQDRNIPRNCPVLAKDSDASASDCIEISTSVSKDEGRIETGGKGLIQAEDTIFLAKANCTPRRKTFEMGEASTPRLGRQSNVDEYDMGMPMDVSPIKPFESHQRSQASIIESEESGLNPLHDRSRSIVQHFYMFSQIFSYKHQLGCSFMDCEYVGEWMTGLLCHWKFKCKMCGKETVIHSQDDSGTVMDVNDAAVTGTIAGGGGYSNLSPLCAALNMHCMTAKTYAKYEDKLGEIIYSVASQEMATAGQEERRIALEEGSFDKDGRPVITVIADGMWGKRSYKTKYDSLSGQAAIVGARTKKVLFLAVRNKYCSYCALRETRSEPIDPAHKVKCAKNWDGSSTSMEADIIAEGFAKSESMHNLIFHQLVGSLPVFEFNCSKGTREYSKQLNTYLVYNR from the exons atgttatttattGATTCTAGCTTGTGGCATGCTAATCATCGTAAAGTACAACAAGACAGAAATATTCCAAGAAACTGTCCTGTTCTGGCAAAGGACAGTGATGCTTCTGCTTCGGATTGTATTGAAATATCCACAAG CGTATCCAAGGATGAGGGACGAATAGAAACAGGAGGCAAGGGGTTAATTCAAGCAGAAGATACCATCTTTCTTGCGAAGGCAAACTGCACCCCACGCCGCAAGACGTTTGAAATGGGAGAAGCTTCCACTCCTCGTCTAGGGAGACAATCCAACGTCGACGAATATGATATGGGCATGCCGATGGACGTATCTCCTATCAAACCGTTTGAATCGCACCAAAG GTCTCAAGCGTCAATCATTGAGAGTGAAGAATCAGGGCTGAATCCTCTTCATGACAGGAGCCGTAGTATAGTCCAGCATTTCTATATGTTTTCCCAGATATTTTCATATAAACACCAGTTAGGATGCTCATTTATGGACTGTGAATACGTAGGCGAATGGATGACTGGTCTCCTCTGTCACTGGAAGTTTAAGTGTAAAATGTGCGGGAAGGAGACAGTGATCCACAGTCAGGATGATTCTGGCACTGTGATGGACGTGAACGATGCTGCAGTAACAGGGACAATTGCTGGTGGCGGCGGCTACTCAAATCTAAGCCCCCTTTGTGCAGCACTCAACATGCATTGCATGACCGccaaaacatatgcaaaatatgAAGATAAGCTGGGAGAAATAATATATAGTGTTGCATCGCAGGAGATGGCCACAGCAGGGCAGGAGGAAAGAAGAATTGCCTTAGAGGAGGGGTCATTTGACAAAGATGGTAGACCTGTAATCACGGTCATCGCTGATGGTATGTGGGGCAAGCGAAGTTATAAAACGAAGTATGACTCACTATCGGGGCAG GCAGCCATAGTTGGTGCACGAACAAAAAAAGTGTTATTTCTGGCAGTAAGGAATAAGTACTGCAGTTATTGCGCTTTGAGGGAGACACGAAGCGAACCTATAGACCCAGCTCACAAGGTTAAATGTGCTAAAAATTGGGATGGAAGCTCGACCAGCATGGAAGCTGACATAATTGCAGAAGGTTTCGCAAAGAGTGAATCGATGCATAATCTTATATTCCACCAATTAGTAGGTTCGCTCCCTGTATTTGAATTCAATTGCTCAAAGGGAACGAGAGAATATTCCAAACAGTTAAACACTTATCTTGTTTATAATAGGTGA